A genome region from Variovorax paradoxus includes the following:
- a CDS encoding hybrid sensor histidine kinase/response regulator, whose product MHLFGVNPDAPPLPPDDAPQRIVKVRRDYNSWVASETLEDYALRYTPQRFRKWSEWRVANTAFGAASFLILEAVGATLLVQYGFANAFWAILATGLIIFLAGLPISVYAARYGVDMDLLTRGAGFGYIGSTLTSLIYASFTFIFFALEAAVMAYALELALGIPPVWGYLVCALVVIPLVTHGVSAISRLQLWTQPLWLLMLVVPFGYVLVRDPGAFAGIVHYNGVRPGTQGFNLHLFGAALTVGIALITQMGEQADYLRFMPARTAGTARRWWAGVLAGGPGWVVLGVCKMLGGALLAYLALTHMVPADRAVDPNQMYLAAYEYVFPNYGWAVAATALFVVISQLKINVTNAYAGSLAWSNFFSRVAHSHPGRVVWVVFNALIAFMLMEMNVFEALGDVLGLFANIAIAWMMAVVADLVINKPLGLSPPGIEFKRAHLWDINPVGVGAMALASVLSITAHLGVFGPLAQAFSALIALGTALVASPLLAWATGGKYYLARGSDEARGALAFAPAEGPRAVRWARVEPHEESGSYQRLKAQHCVICEREYEGPDMAHCPAYQGAICSLCCTLDARCGDLCKPHASLSAQWSAVLRWLLPRRSWRYLDTGLGHFLLLMLVIVPLLAVVFGVLYQQELRAFGEGALELASETDVAAALAGVQKLSLRSGFLKAYMALLVIAGIVAWWLVLAHQSRKVAQEESNRQTHLLVREIELHRETDRALQAAKQAADEARETAEQAKLAAEHARQAADQANQAKSRYISAISHELRTPLNSILGYAQLMGEDHSVPPHRQQAVAVIKRGGEHLLSLIEGTLAIAHIEAGKLTLHAQPMRFADTLRELADMFELQAAEKGLQFRFEAAGVLPEVVRADEKRVLQILINLLGNAIKFTAAGQVTLRLAYAREFASVEIEDTGPGMPASEIERIFEPFARGNTAGASAAPGAGLGLTIAKMLTDLMGGEMKVSSTPGVGSLFCVRLFLPRVHEAAGGASRPAPVQRARRGYEGERRRLLVVDNEEADRDLLGHVLAPLGFELRSAASGHDALDLIAAGYRPDAMFVDLAMPGIDGWETIRRARKLGLTEAAVAIVSANAFDKGLDNDVGIAPEDFFVKPVRHSELLDWLERRLGLRWTDTAAAAPPPAAPKTMKAPSRERLCALDEAVSLGYFRGIMNQLDDIDTEQPECMAWTEAQRALARRFQFEAMARALAEVTR is encoded by the coding sequence ATGCACCTTTTCGGTGTGAATCCCGACGCCCCGCCCCTGCCTCCCGACGACGCCCCCCAGCGCATCGTCAAGGTCCGGCGCGACTACAACAGCTGGGTCGCGAGCGAAACGCTCGAAGACTATGCGCTGCGCTACACGCCGCAGCGCTTTCGCAAGTGGTCCGAATGGCGGGTGGCCAACACCGCGTTCGGTGCGGCTTCGTTCCTGATCCTGGAGGCGGTCGGCGCCACGCTGCTGGTGCAGTACGGCTTTGCCAACGCCTTCTGGGCGATCCTGGCGACCGGGCTCATCATCTTCCTGGCGGGCCTGCCGATCAGCGTGTACGCCGCGCGCTACGGCGTCGACATGGACCTGCTCACGCGCGGCGCGGGCTTCGGCTACATCGGCTCCACGCTCACCTCGCTGATCTACGCGAGTTTCACCTTCATCTTCTTCGCGCTCGAGGCGGCGGTGATGGCCTACGCGCTCGAGCTCGCGCTGGGCATTCCGCCGGTCTGGGGCTACCTGGTGTGCGCGCTGGTGGTGATTCCGCTGGTCACGCACGGGGTGTCGGCCATCAGCCGGTTGCAGCTGTGGACGCAGCCGCTGTGGCTGCTGATGCTGGTGGTGCCTTTCGGCTACGTGCTGGTGCGCGATCCTGGTGCGTTCGCAGGCATCGTGCACTACAACGGTGTGCGTCCCGGCACGCAAGGCTTCAATCTGCACCTGTTTGGCGCGGCGCTCACGGTCGGCATCGCGCTGATCACGCAGATGGGCGAGCAGGCCGACTACCTGCGCTTCATGCCCGCGCGCACCGCCGGCACGGCACGCCGCTGGTGGGCCGGGGTGCTGGCGGGCGGGCCGGGCTGGGTGGTGCTGGGCGTGTGCAAGATGCTCGGCGGCGCGCTGCTGGCCTACCTCGCGCTCACGCACATGGTGCCGGCCGACCGCGCGGTCGACCCCAACCAGATGTACCTGGCGGCCTACGAATACGTGTTTCCGAACTACGGCTGGGCGGTGGCCGCCACGGCGCTGTTCGTGGTGATCTCGCAGCTCAAGATCAACGTGACCAACGCCTATGCCGGCTCGCTGGCCTGGAGCAACTTCTTCTCGCGCGTGGCGCACAGCCACCCGGGGCGCGTGGTGTGGGTGGTGTTCAACGCGCTCATCGCCTTCATGCTGATGGAGATGAACGTGTTCGAGGCGCTGGGCGACGTACTCGGCCTGTTCGCCAACATCGCCATCGCCTGGATGATGGCAGTGGTGGCCGACCTCGTCATCAACAAGCCGCTGGGGCTCTCGCCGCCGGGCATCGAGTTCAAGCGCGCGCACCTGTGGGACATCAACCCGGTGGGCGTGGGCGCGATGGCGCTGGCCTCGGTCCTGTCGATCACTGCGCACCTGGGTGTGTTCGGGCCGCTGGCGCAGGCGTTCTCGGCACTCATCGCGCTCGGTACTGCGCTCGTGGCCTCGCCGCTGCTGGCCTGGGCCACCGGCGGCAAGTACTACCTGGCGCGCGGCTCCGACGAGGCCCGTGGCGCGTTGGCCTTCGCACCCGCCGAAGGGCCTCGCGCAGTGCGCTGGGCGCGCGTGGAGCCGCATGAGGAAAGCGGCAGCTACCAGCGCCTGAAGGCGCAGCACTGCGTGATCTGCGAGCGCGAGTACGAAGGGCCGGACATGGCGCATTGCCCGGCCTACCAGGGCGCGATCTGCTCGCTGTGCTGCACGCTCGACGCGCGTTGCGGCGACCTGTGCAAGCCGCATGCGAGCCTGTCCGCGCAATGGTCGGCCGTGCTGCGCTGGCTGCTGCCGCGGCGCAGCTGGCGCTACCTCGACACCGGCCTGGGTCACTTCCTGCTGCTGATGCTGGTGATCGTGCCGCTGCTGGCCGTGGTGTTCGGCGTGCTGTACCAGCAGGAGCTGCGTGCCTTCGGCGAAGGCGCGCTCGAGCTGGCGTCGGAGACCGACGTGGCCGCGGCGCTGGCGGGCGTGCAGAAGCTGTCGCTGCGCTCGGGCTTTCTCAAGGCCTACATGGCGCTGCTGGTCATCGCGGGCATCGTCGCGTGGTGGCTGGTGCTGGCGCACCAGAGCCGCAAGGTGGCGCAGGAGGAATCGAACCGCCAGACCCATCTGCTGGTGCGCGAGATCGAACTGCACCGCGAGACCGACCGTGCGCTGCAGGCCGCCAAGCAGGCCGCCGACGAGGCGCGCGAAACCGCGGAACAGGCCAAGCTCGCTGCCGAGCACGCCAGGCAGGCGGCCGACCAGGCCAACCAGGCCAAGAGCCGCTACATCAGCGCCATCAGCCACGAGCTGCGCACGCCGCTCAACAGCATCCTGGGGTATGCGCAGCTGATGGGCGAAGACCACTCGGTGCCGCCACACCGCCAGCAGGCGGTGGCGGTCATCAAGCGCGGCGGCGAGCACCTGCTGTCGCTCATCGAGGGCACGCTGGCCATCGCGCACATCGAGGCCGGCAAGCTCACGCTGCATGCGCAACCGATGCGCTTTGCCGACACGCTGCGCGAGCTGGCCGACATGTTCGAGCTGCAGGCGGCCGAGAAAGGCCTGCAGTTCCGCTTCGAGGCTGCCGGCGTCTTGCCCGAGGTGGTGCGCGCGGACGAGAAGCGCGTGCTGCAGATCCTCATCAACCTGCTGGGCAACGCCATCAAGTTCACCGCGGCGGGGCAGGTCACGCTGCGGCTGGCCTATGCGCGCGAGTTCGCCTCCGTGGAGATCGAGGACACCGGCCCCGGCATGCCGGCCAGCGAGATCGAGCGGATCTTCGAACCGTTCGCGCGCGGCAACACGGCCGGTGCGTCGGCGGCGCCCGGCGCCGGTCTCGGGTTGACCATCGCCAAGATGCTGACCGACCTGATGGGCGGCGAGATGAAGGTGAGCAGCACGCCGGGCGTGGGCTCGCTGTTCTGCGTGCGGCTGTTCCTGCCGCGCGTGCACGAGGCGGCGGGCGGCGCGAGCCGGCCGGCGCCGGTGCAGCGCGCACGGCGCGGCTACGAGGGCGAGCGCCGCAGGTTGCTGGTGGTCGACAACGAGGAGGCCGACCGCGACCTGCTCGGCCACGTGCTCGCGCCGCTGGGCTTCGAGCTGCGCAGCGCGGCCAGCGGGCACGACGCGCTGGACCTGATCGCCGCCGGCTACCGGCCCGACGCGATGTTCGTCGACCTGGCCATGCCGGGCATCGATGGCTGGGAGACCATCCGCCGCGCGCGCAAGTTGGGGTTGACCGAAGCGGCGGTGGCGATCGTTTCGGCCAACGCCTTCGACAAGGGGCTGGACAACGACGTGGGCATTGCGCCCGAGGACTTCTTCGTCAAGCCGGTGCGCCACAGCGAGTTGCTCGACTGGCTCGAGCGGCGGCTCGGCCTCAGGTGGACCGACACCGCCGCCGCAGCACCCCCGCCCGCCGCGCCGAAGACGATGAAGGCGCCTTCCCGCGAGCGCCTCTGCGCACTCGACGAAGCGGTGAGCCTGGGCTACTTCCGCGGCATCATGAACCAGCTCGACGACATCGACACCGAACAACCGGAGTGCATGGCATGGACCGAGGCGCAGCGCGCGCTGGCGCGCCGGTTCCAGTTCGAGGCGATGGCGCGGGCGTTGGCGGAGGTGACCCGATGA
- a CDS encoding urease subunit gamma: MELTPREKDKLLIFTAALLAERRKVRGLKLNYPEAVALISAAVMEGARDGRSVAELMSDGRAVLTRADVMDGIAEMIPDIQVEATFPDGTKLVTVHQPIV, from the coding sequence ATGGAACTGACCCCGCGCGAAAAAGACAAGCTGCTGATCTTCACCGCGGCGCTGCTGGCCGAACGCCGCAAGGTGCGCGGGCTGAAGCTCAACTACCCCGAGGCCGTCGCGCTGATTTCCGCCGCCGTGATGGAAGGCGCACGCGACGGCAGGAGCGTGGCCGAGCTCATGAGCGACGGCCGTGCCGTGCTCACCCGCGCCGACGTGATGGACGGCATCGCCGAGATGATCCCGGACATCCAGGTCGAGGCTACCTTCCCCGACGGCACGAAGCTCGTGACCGTGCACCAGCCCATCGTCTGA
- a CDS encoding HupE/UreJ family protein gives MRIAKTLPLLATLLLPLAASAHVGVDGGMHHGFATGFLHPLTGADHLAAMVAVGFWSALAARRAWPDLLWAPLAFAGMLLAGALMGLAGVQLPAVEPMIAASLLVLGLLVVTRVHLPAVAAMAVVGAFAVFHGVAHGYELASEEGAALTLAGMVCATVLLHAAGIALGWALRHANAWLPRIAGAAVLGLGATLLAQAI, from the coding sequence ATGCGCATCGCGAAGACCCTCCCCCTCCTTGCCACCCTGCTGCTGCCGCTGGCCGCCAGCGCCCACGTCGGCGTCGACGGCGGCATGCACCACGGCTTCGCCACCGGCTTCCTGCACCCGCTGACCGGTGCCGACCACCTCGCGGCCATGGTCGCGGTGGGCTTCTGGAGCGCCCTGGCCGCGCGCCGCGCCTGGCCCGACCTGCTGTGGGCGCCGCTGGCCTTCGCCGGCATGCTGCTGGCGGGCGCTCTGATGGGCCTGGCCGGCGTGCAGCTGCCCGCAGTCGAACCGATGATCGCGGCTTCGCTGCTGGTGCTGGGGCTGCTGGTCGTCACGCGCGTTCACCTGCCGGCTGTTGCCGCGATGGCGGTGGTCGGCGCGTTCGCCGTGTTCCACGGCGTGGCGCACGGCTACGAGCTGGCGAGCGAAGAAGGCGCCGCCCTCACGCTGGCCGGCATGGTCTGCGCCACCGTGCTGCTGCACGCCGCCGGCATCGCGCTCGGCTGGGCGCTGCGCCACGCCAACGCTTGGCTGCCGCGCATCGCAGGCGCCGCCGTGCTCGGCCTCGGCGCGACGCTGCTGGCGCAAGCCATCTGA
- a CDS encoding urease subunit beta produces MIPGELLTGDGEHTLNPGRRTLTLVVQNTADRPIQVGSHYHFAETNGALGFDREAAHGMRLNIASGAAVRFEPGQQRTVELVDFSGDRIVYGFRGLVQGKL; encoded by the coding sequence ATGATTCCCGGCGAACTCCTCACCGGCGACGGCGAGCACACGCTCAACCCCGGCCGCCGCACCCTGACCCTGGTGGTGCAGAACACCGCCGACCGCCCGATACAGGTCGGCTCGCACTATCACTTCGCCGAGACCAACGGCGCGCTCGGCTTCGACCGCGAGGCCGCGCACGGCATGCGGCTGAATATCGCCTCGGGCGCCGCGGTGCGCTTCGAGCCGGGGCAGCAGCGCACGGTCGAGCTGGTCGACTTTTCCGGCGATCGCATCGTCTACGGCTTTCGCGGCCTCGTTCAAGGGAAGCTCTGA
- the ureC gene encoding urease subunit alpha, translated as MATIGRRAYAEIFGPTVGDRVRLADTELLIEVEADYTLRAGGYGEEVKFGGGKTIRDGMAQSQRTRAQGAVDTVLTNALILDHWGIVKADIGLKDGRIAAIGKAGNPDVQPGVDIVIGPGTEIISCEGNIVTAGGIDSHIHFICPQQIEEALSSGVTTMLGGGTGPATGTFATTSTPGPWHIERMLQAADAFPMNLGFLGKGNASLPDALHEQIEAGVIGLKLHEDWGTTPAAISNCLDVADATDTQVAIHSDTLNESGFVENTIAAVGGRAICAFHTEGAGGGHAPDILRVVGEANFLPSSTNPTMPYTVNTLDEHVDMLMVCHHLDAGIAEDLAFAESRIRKETIAAEDVLHDLGAISMFSSDSQAMGRVGEVIIRTWQTAHKMKLQRGTLPEDSERNDNFRAKRYVAKYTINPAIAHGIAHEVGSLEVGKWADIVIWKPAFFGVKPFTILKGGTIAMAAMGDPSASIPTPQPVHFRPMFGAYGGSLAKSSLTFVSQAGLASGIKERYGLAKHLSAVKNIRNVRKKDLIHNGYAPKMEIDAQTYAVRADGHLLTCEPAKLLPMAQRYFLF; from the coding sequence ATGGCCACCATCGGGCGACGCGCCTATGCGGAAATCTTCGGCCCCACCGTCGGCGACCGTGTCCGTCTTGCGGACACCGAACTGCTGATCGAGGTCGAGGCCGACTACACCCTTCGCGCCGGCGGCTACGGCGAAGAGGTGAAGTTCGGCGGCGGCAAGACCATCCGCGACGGCATGGCACAGTCGCAGCGCACCAGGGCGCAGGGTGCCGTCGACACCGTGCTGACCAACGCGCTCATCCTCGACCACTGGGGCATCGTCAAGGCCGACATCGGCCTGAAGGACGGCCGCATCGCCGCCATCGGCAAGGCCGGCAATCCCGACGTGCAGCCGGGCGTGGACATCGTCATCGGCCCCGGCACCGAGATCATCAGCTGCGAAGGCAACATCGTCACCGCCGGCGGCATCGACAGCCACATCCACTTCATCTGCCCGCAGCAGATCGAGGAGGCACTGTCCTCCGGCGTGACCACCATGCTCGGTGGCGGCACCGGCCCCGCCACCGGCACCTTCGCCACCACCTCCACGCCCGGCCCGTGGCACATCGAGCGCATGCTGCAGGCGGCCGACGCCTTCCCGATGAACCTCGGCTTCCTCGGCAAGGGCAACGCCAGCCTGCCCGACGCGCTGCACGAGCAGATCGAGGCCGGCGTCATCGGCCTGAAGCTGCATGAAGACTGGGGCACCACGCCCGCGGCCATCAGCAACTGCCTGGACGTGGCCGACGCCACCGACACGCAGGTGGCCATCCACAGCGACACGCTCAACGAATCGGGCTTCGTGGAGAACACCATCGCCGCCGTGGGCGGGCGCGCCATCTGCGCATTCCACACCGAAGGCGCGGGCGGCGGCCATGCGCCCGACATCCTGCGCGTGGTGGGCGAGGCCAACTTCCTGCCCTCGTCGACCAACCCGACGATGCCCTACACCGTGAACACGCTCGACGAGCACGTCGACATGCTCATGGTGTGCCACCACCTCGACGCCGGCATCGCGGAGGACCTGGCCTTCGCCGAGTCGCGCATCCGCAAGGAAACCATCGCCGCCGAGGACGTGCTGCACGACCTCGGCGCGATCAGCATGTTCAGCTCCGACAGCCAGGCCATGGGCCGCGTGGGCGAGGTCATCATCCGCACCTGGCAGACCGCGCACAAGATGAAGCTGCAGCGCGGCACCCTGCCCGAGGACAGCGAGCGCAACGACAACTTCCGCGCGAAGCGCTACGTGGCGAAGTACACGATCAACCCCGCGATCGCCCATGGCATCGCGCACGAGGTGGGCTCGCTGGAAGTCGGCAAGTGGGCCGACATCGTGATCTGGAAGCCGGCGTTCTTCGGCGTGAAGCCCTTCACCATCCTGAAGGGCGGCACCATCGCCATGGCCGCCATGGGCGACCCGAGCGCGTCGATTCCCACGCCGCAGCCGGTGCACTTCCGCCCGATGTTCGGCGCCTACGGCGGCTCGCTCGCGAAGAGCTCGCTCACCTTCGTCTCGCAGGCCGGGCTGGCCTCGGGCATCAAGGAGCGCTACGGTCTGGCCAAGCACCTGAGCGCGGTGAAGAACATCCGCAACGTGCGAAAGAAAGACCTGATCCACAACGGCTACGCGCCGAAGATGGAGATCGACGCCCAGACCTACGCGGTGCGCGCCGACGGGCATCTGCTGACCTGCGAGCCGGCGAAGCTGCTGCCGATGGCGCAGCGCTACTTCCTGTTCTGA
- a CDS encoding type II toxin-antitoxin system death-on-curing family toxin, translated as MSAANQPWVWLSLEVMHLVHEEQLAEHGGPGGVRDEGMLASAMGRPQNRATYESPDAATLAASYAFGIARNHPFVDGNKRTAFVAMETFLALNGFDLLASDEACVMKTLGLAAGEIDEASFAQWIRHHLAPRSS; from the coding sequence GTGAGCGCGGCCAACCAGCCGTGGGTCTGGCTGAGCCTGGAAGTGATGCACCTCGTGCACGAAGAACAACTCGCCGAACATGGCGGCCCCGGTGGCGTGCGTGACGAGGGAATGCTGGCATCCGCCATGGGCCGGCCTCAGAACCGGGCCACGTACGAGTCGCCCGATGCGGCGACGCTGGCCGCGAGCTACGCATTCGGCATCGCCCGCAACCACCCGTTCGTGGATGGCAACAAGCGAACCGCGTTCGTCGCGATGGAAACCTTCCTGGCGCTCAACGGGTTCGACCTTCTCGCGTCCGATGAAGCGTGCGTGATGAAGACGCTCGGCCTCGCGGCCGGGGAGATCGACGAGGCGTCCTTTGCCCAGTGGATTCGCCATCATCTCGCGCCGCGCAGCAGCTGA
- a CDS encoding AbrB/MazE/SpoVT family DNA-binding domain-containing protein has translation MSALKLTQIGNSVGVILPKEVLANMNVGKGDTVYLTQAANGGVTITPYDDEFERQMEAARRVMKKRRNVLRELAK, from the coding sequence ATGTCCGCCCTCAAACTGACCCAGATCGGCAACTCCGTGGGCGTCATCCTGCCCAAGGAAGTTCTGGCGAACATGAACGTCGGCAAGGGCGACACCGTCTACCTCACCCAGGCCGCCAACGGCGGCGTCACCATCACGCCGTACGACGATGAATTCGAGCGGCAGATGGAAGCGGCGCGCCGCGTCATGAAGAAGCGGCGCAACGTGCTGCGCGAGCTCGCCAAGTGA
- the ureE gene encoding urease accessory protein UreE — protein MLTANKLMPQGRGLAPVLLKRAATIELDWDIRQKSRFDATDSQGRQIGVFLPRGTPVRGGDVLVAEDGSLVRVIAAPQPVLRITHCTAHGTPFDLTRAAYHLGNRHVPIELRPDHLKIEPDHVLADMLRSMHLIVVAVEEAFEPEGGAYGSHEHSHGGGHGHDHGHSHGSSGKGPKPLVLAPELLDDHGHSHGHDHGHGHHDGHSH, from the coding sequence ATGCTCACCGCCAACAAACTCATGCCCCAGGGCCGCGGTCTCGCGCCTGTTCTTCTCAAGCGCGCCGCCACCATCGAACTCGACTGGGACATCCGCCAGAAGAGCCGCTTCGACGCCACCGACTCGCAGGGTCGCCAGATCGGCGTGTTCCTGCCGCGCGGCACGCCCGTGCGCGGGGGCGACGTGCTGGTGGCCGAGGACGGCTCCCTGGTGCGCGTGATCGCGGCGCCGCAGCCCGTGCTGCGCATCACGCACTGCACCGCGCACGGCACGCCCTTCGACCTGACGCGCGCGGCCTATCACCTGGGCAACCGGCATGTGCCGATCGAGCTCAGGCCCGACCACCTGAAGATCGAGCCCGACCATGTGCTGGCCGACATGCTGCGATCGATGCACCTGATCGTCGTGGCGGTCGAGGAAGCCTTCGAACCCGAGGGCGGCGCCTACGGGTCGCACGAGCATTCGCACGGCGGCGGCCACGGCCATGACCATGGGCATTCGCACGGAAGCAGCGGCAAGGGGCCGAAGCCGCTCGTGCTGGCACCGGAGCTGCTGGACGATCACGGCCATTCGCATGGCCACGACCATGGCCACGGCCACCACGACGGGCACTCGCACTGA